From Mucilaginibacter rubeus, a single genomic window includes:
- a CDS encoding DUF6249 domain-containing protein, which translates to MIFGIVYLNKREKLAMIERNMDPRSYKPQSAPYQNLKWGLLLIGSGIGLFLAYVLNRGIFNSFDDDVFFLYVSLIAVFGGAGLFLSYRIEKREVLDKEEKVFEK; encoded by the coding sequence ATGATCTTCGGGATCGTTTATTTAAACAAACGGGAGAAATTAGCAATGATCGAAAGAAACATGGATCCAAGGAGTTATAAACCGCAATCGGCTCCTTATCAAAATTTAAAATGGGGCTTGCTGCTCATCGGTTCAGGTATCGGCTTGTTTTTAGCCTATGTTTTAAACCGTGGTATATTCAATAGTTTTGATGACGATGTTTTCTTTTTATATGTATCGCTGATAGCTGTTTTTGGAGGAGCCGGTCTGTTTTTATCATACCGCATCGAAAAAAGGGAAGTGCTGGATAAAGAAGAAAAGGTTTTTGAAAAGTAA
- a CDS encoding DinB family protein, whose amino-acid sequence MITKPKPGDYSPFAAGYVGLVGDNNVINMLEQQMDTSYKLFSNLTNEQGLYAYAPDKWTVKQALGHMIDTERTFAYRALVFSRNYTELPGFDQDVYVNNTDFNSQDIKDLAEEFRALRQANLYMVKAFTDEQLARTGIASNHLFTVISFVYMLAGHERHHLNLFKERYGIE is encoded by the coding sequence ATGATAACAAAACCAAAACCAGGTGATTATTCGCCGTTTGCAGCGGGATATGTGGGGCTTGTTGGCGACAATAATGTAATTAACATGCTTGAACAGCAAATGGATACCAGCTACAAGCTGTTCAGCAATTTAACCAACGAGCAGGGTTTATATGCCTACGCTCCGGACAAATGGACAGTTAAACAGGCTTTGGGGCACATGATTGATACCGAGCGAACCTTTGCCTACCGCGCCCTGGTATTTTCACGCAACTATACCGAACTGCCTGGTTTTGATCAGGATGTATATGTTAACAATACCGACTTTAATAGCCAGGATATAAAAGACCTTGCCGAAGAGTTCCGGGCCTTACGCCAGGCTAACCTGTACATGGTTAAAGCTTTCACCGATGAACAATTAGCCCGTACCGGGATAGCCAGTAACCATCTGTTTACCGTTATATCATTTGTATATATGCTGGCCGGACACGAACGCCACCATTTAAATTTATTTAAAGAGCGGTACGGGATTGAGTAA